DNA sequence from the Pomacea canaliculata isolate SZHN2017 linkage group LG7, ASM307304v1, whole genome shotgun sequence genome:
GTTTCTACTTGCAGCTGCTGTTCATGCCACCCAATATCTCACGAGGCCAACGACACATCAATATAAGGCTATGCCCGTGTCCACTTCAGGTGAGGACTAAGAAATTCAAAGAAATCAGTTGTAATTCAAAAGGAAAACGATGGATGCTTGTGTGTGCGATCGTGTGTGAATGTTAGTGTGCATgcggtgtatatgtgtgtgtgtgtgtgcgcctgttatattttattgtgtggAAGTACACACAAGTTTTCATCTGTGCGTTTTCAGCATGTTCCTGAGATGTTTTTCAATAGTTTTGTATCTTCCTTATTTCTTAACAACATAAGGAAATATCTTCATTGCAGCTCCGCTAACAACCACCATCAGACCAACGACAATTCCTTTTTCAACCACCACACCTACGACAACTTCTACAATGGTAGATCTAGCTACAAAAGCTGCCACGAGACATCTTGAACTCGACACTCCTGATCCACTTAAGACTGAAGCCGACAACCATAATGGCGGCACCGAAGATGAACCTGAGAGTGAGGAAGCCCTTCAGTCAAACGGGTCAAGTATTGTTGTAATGAACTTTCTCACCATCAGTTTCATACTGCTGGCGTCCCACTGGGGGCTGTGACCAGTTATTTACAATTGTTCCCTCGAGATATTGTGTCACCCCTCAATGTACCTAGCTCACGATTCTCATGGCACTGCATCAAATTTCCTAATCGCTAAACATCTTGTACAAACTGTGACTCACACTTCTTTGTGTGAGCAATCTACTACCCTGTTTCAAATCaatgaatacaaatttattCATGAACATTAGATTACCTAGATTGTATTGCTGTATTTTACTGTATATTCAATGAgggctttgattttttttctgcttgagTTTATTTAATTTCAGTTAACTCTGGTTTTAATTAGCATTCCACATTGCTTTGAGAGAATGGTGTGAATTTATGGTGAGTGTACACCATTCTActaatttttgtgatttttgtgtgttataAAAGGACAATACATGTTATTTTTGTCTATCCTCTCCAGCAAACCCCTATCTAAACTTTGTTGTATTTACAAGTCTTTTCTGATCGCTCTGTcaacttttactttgtttacttgcttgtttatttattgttttgaagtaCTGAATTTGAGATGCATTTCTGTTGTGCTGTACTAACCTGTTTGGTTTCTGGGATGGATCCCACAGTTGAAGGTTAGAGTTTGGTTACTCATAGAgtaatttctcctttttcttaGTGCCTATTGTAATAGTTTGCAATTACTTCTATTACTAGCCTCCTGAGCTGTAGAAGGAAGGCAAAGAACAAAACTTGTTTccattgaaaaattaataactGTCTTGGATCTGTGGAGAAACATAAAACATGAGACGACGACAGCAGGGTTATGAAAAAGCAAGTAGTTCATGAAAAGCTTagacatgtttttttgtgtagCCCAGATAGTGTACACTAAATAAGAGGAACTTAATTATCAGACAGGAAACTGGATGTGGGGCAAGTGTTGAGTTTTATGAGTGATCAGTATAAGCATCAGGACAAATGCCCTTCGACCAAAactgaaagaagagaaatttcTAATAGGCTAAATAAATTTCATTGCCGTTCtcaagacattaaaaagaaattttgttgacCATTGTGGCTAgactttctgaaaatatttcaggaGGGCCCTGTTTAGTCGACTTTAATCTCCAGAGCAGAAATGCGAAGCATCTTTGAATATAAACTTAACATGTACAagccaaataataataataataataataataataataataataataataataataataataataataataataataataacaagatgGATTGCACCTTCtgtgcagaccagtaatgataaacgAACGATAACAGCCAGttgacagtgaggtacgtataggaTGACATAAACTGAGTGAGCGATTACtcttttctttataattattattagtagtaaccTACTTATATATTCCTTGAAAGTTTCTGTTGTTCCAAACATTTGGAAAATGTTCATCTATCTGTCCAGGTTATCCATCTAGTTCAAATGACCACAATAAACTAAGCATCGCTTTCTTAAACAACAAATGGCCTCGTGTGGACAATCCTGCTTTCTAGGTTGCACTgctcatttatttctcttctccCTTCAACACAAATCAACCTCGTTTCGTGGTGCTTAAATTTCCGGCTTTTAAAGTCTCTCCTAGAataattcttttcatttacaGTTTCTTGCCGGCGAATCTCATCTTCCCGTACCCTCATTGGGCTTTTCCCGGGGTACTGTTTCCTGTTTACTCTCCTATGGTCGTAGATATACACTGACGGTGagtcgttgccctggggaaaCGTGAAAAACTCAAGAATAAGTGGTTTTGTCTCCAAAGTTCTAAGGCGGTGTTTGAACCCCGTAGATGTTGTTTCATCTTggagaaacaagaaacatgaagtagtgtccgtgggattttgaaactgttttgtaactacaaaaacaatattgttttcCTTGACGTTGCAGTTGTTATCCTGGAGAAACGATAACTCTCGATTGATAATTACATTTCCTGTTCTGTTCACTTGGATGTATTGTGTGAAGTTTAGAGAAGATTAAAGGATGTCCCTTGTCCAggcataaaacataaacaaaggaTGATTTTCCCTGTTTTACCTATAACTTGCCGGCTTCTTCTTTCGGATGAAAACCTTCTGGTGGCAAGACCGGAAACTATCGGGGAAAGGCAAACTTCATTCTTTTATACATTACGTTTCTTTACAGCAATTTActgaatgtttttgtgtgtgtgtgcgcgtgtggaGGTCTGATGGATACAGAATGCTTagaattgtgtatgtgtggggtgATGAGTGGTGAATAATGATTTTGATTattgattatatatatttttcataatttttctgttaaatGTAAATAGTATGAAAACACTATCTTTTCGAATTTTTCATATcgctcaacatttttttctcagcaaaaTAAGTACACCGATTTCAATACtgagaaatataaatttttttcatcacgGCGTATTACTACTCGTAATATAAAGCCTCATAATGACTCTTACaacatgaacaaaaaagaaaaaactcttattattttttattattattctacttttctgctttttcctACTTCTTTTTTCTGGACTTATCATCAATGTGGTTATTGAATCTTTTTACTGCCAGgttcaaataaaacattttagagtAAGTGAGAGTTATCGTGCACTCTTTCAAAAGCTTCTTgttcttatatttatttaggTTGTCTAGTGTATATACACATAGTCAGCTTCATCAGTAATTATGTATTACATAGAGCCTTTTCAGGGAAGTACATGACAATAGCTTTCGTTTCACTAGTCTTCGTCATCTTTACATGTCCTTTGTGGTGAAACAGCGAGTGTTTTATAAAATCTGATATTTTGAACACTAAACATTATTGTTACCAAAAATCGGAAAactattattctttcttttccccattttaaaactttttttttgatgtgCACATATTTAAACTGCGACCGGTTGAGCTAGATGATGGACCTGTGCAGACCATTCAAATCCCAACAAAACATCTTTTACTTCCTTCCGACATATGTCAGAAAACGGTTTAACATATCTCCCGGGGTAGTTCCTGTCAGATTTTAATCATTCCTTTAGTAATGAAGAGGTTCTTTATTCCTTAGTTCCTCAAAGCTTTCCTTCCAGTTGTTGATGGCATTGACATGATACGAATAAAGAGTAATAGGATTTTAAAATCTTCTTTTAGTGACAAGATTTTCAATGACACCCGCATTCCCATCGTTGAAGCAGTtaatcaaattaaattaaatcatGCATGCTCCCTTTAATTACAGTTATAGGCAATAGGGTAAATACCACGACAATGTACATATGAATTTGACAGTCGTTAAAATTAATTTAGGAgtctaattttttgtttttctcagttttctcaataaaatataattttaaaaagtctgatTTCGTGAGAGTATTTCTGTTTGAGTGTTTTAAACTACGCAGTGCATTTGTGGACCAGGGTGACTGTACTTCACATGACCAAGTGCATTGTCAAGTGCCGGTGATGATTGTGTGTTCATGAGTAATTAAGGTCAGCTGGGGTCCAGATGAGCtcgtcacgtgtgtgtgtgtggtgtgcatgTCCGtctttgtatttatgtgtgcatgtgatttAAGTAAAGCATTATAAAATTAAGGCATACTGTCTCTACCCGGCTTTCTTCACACACATAATGACAGAAAGTGTCAACTTTTTGTAGATAAAAGACATCAACGCAGGATAATTTCATAGCATAACAAATACTAATGTAGCCCATCGTTACAAAAACGACCgcgaagaagaaatatttcattagtAGTCATTACGGAAAATATCGAAGATATAAACTCAATTTAGTCTATTTAGTCCTCCAAAACTATGTTCTATTTGTTTCGTAGTTTAAATGAGGATTTTCTTGTTATACAGAACAATTCTAACCTTAGAGTATGTCCCTTTGAGAAATAGTGTTTCCTGTTTTCCCTAATCGAGGAAATAGTACACGGAACTAAAAGTGTGTGAACGCTGTTGTTTACCAAGGTTGTCACCAAGCTGGGGTAAGACCTACATAAAGCATCCAGTAAATAAAATCACGAGTTAACAAGTTACCAATTTGTATCTGGCAAAGAGTGTGCTCTGTAATTTCAAGGAAGTAGTATAGTCTAGAATTGCTATGTCTCTGCTGAttccttctttctgtttgtccttCTGCCatatgtgtgtggttttttatGGGATGGAGTTGAATAGAAAAACTTCATACCCTCGCAAAGAATTTTTATCATAGTGTAAGAAAGAAGCAAACTAAAATACTATAATCCTTTTTAGTTGATGGTTTAGCTGTACAAACAGTACAGAATACTCTAATAGTTACCTTACTGACAATGCAATGTTCAAACCAGTGAATTTATCAGACGATTGCATTTAAAAGATAGGCTTGTAATATGTCATGGAAACTCTATAGCATCAAAGCAAAGTGCCGCACATCCAgtagcttttatttcttccgCATTCTGAAAAATCTTTTCATCGTTTAACTTTCAATTTCGTCTGGGTCAAGTGTCTCATTTTTTGACTTCTTTGTTCAAATGTGAGGAAAGCAAGCAAACATTGTTTGTCGGTGTTTGTATTCAGAATTTTGCTTTAAATCGTCTTTTTCCTTCATGGTGGAGagcttcacaaaatgttttggaagATTTTTATTCTCGTGTGTGTGTCATCATTGCGGTTATCAGGTAAGATCGAGTATAagcatttttatatctttgttgcATTCTTCCAGCTGCAGGAGATTAGGTTGTTACATTAGAGAGACAGGCAAAGAAGGAACATTTTGGCTTCCTTTTACTCGACTGCCATATTGTTCGACTTGtcctgctgaaaaaaaaatattggctTCTGATTTCTTGCCATGCCAATTAATagctatatatgtatgtatactgtagtttgaaagaaagaaagaaacaaagacagaaagaaagaaagaaagaaagaaagaaacaaagaaagaaacaaagaaagaaacaaagaaagaaacaaagaaagaaacaaagaaggaaaaattctCCGAAATTATGTAGAGGGAAAACAGTGTGCGTACGCACTCAAGAGTTTGATTGACTTTATCAGAGTATCATCGCGCATGTACCAAAGGCAAGCGAAATTTCACGTGTGTTCCTTGCTTCTTCTTTAATAATGTGAAGACATAGCGTCCCTGTCAACGGTCGCAAAAAGCAAACGTGTGAAACATATCTTGACGACAATGTGTTTTCTATTTTGACTTTAAGTCTAGGTCATTAACATAAATAGAAAACTGTCTAATTTAAATGCATGCAGTAAATGTCAAGAGGGCGATAGAATCCGTACACAGACCTCTCGACAGCCATTGTCTTTCAAGAGTGTATATACTTAATGACTACAGTGCACTGATGATCTTgttaactaataataataatcaaaaaaaaaaagaactgatgaCATTCACTGTTTTCTCAACCAGAGTCCCTGACCTTCCATATCGAAGGAAACAAAACCAGTTTTACATTTCCGTTGGGAGTTACATCACAGATCAAGTTCTATGTTCGTAACGAAGATGATTTTCGTGTTTACGTCCAACACAAGGCCGCGGAGAAGGACAATTACAATACGATGTGTATTGTGTATCAAACAGCAAGTAAAGTATGTAGTACCAATAACAACATCTGCCGATGTCCTGAAGACACTAACAATGCTTTCAGcttaaataaaatcttcctGCAGAGTGATGCCGGCCTGTGGATGTTCAGGCCTTGGCAACATAACAACATCTCTAAGACAGTCAATGTTAGCATCAGTGGTAAGTATTTTCTGTAAATCTAAGGTTTCTTACATTTAATGCATTGTATAAATATCTAAGCACATGAAATTGGTTAGATGTGTCCAACataatataaattgtttttcaagTACCATTCTTAGATGTGCTGTCCCTTTTAGTGTCATAGCTTCAAAAAGAAGGCATTCTTTCAAActaaagcacagaaaaaagttGACCAAAATGATTATACTAATGAAAAGCACGAGAAGAATACAAACAGTATTTGTTACAACTTTATGTTAGTGATATGACAATGAATGCTAAAGAATGTATTGTACCAAAATCTTTCTGCGTATAacagaaattcttaaatgtcttaaaactttcttaaaacttttgaaaaattcttaaaaactTTTGTGTAAAGTATGGCGTTGTTGGCAGTAGAGATTCTTTCACACAGTCAATCTAGTGACCCACTACCACGGTCCCTAAAATATGTCCCACCTGTATTGGGgcctttttatttgtaaaaccTATTAAAGGTATTTGATGTTAAAATATCCGAGTCCGTTTGATATAAGGatgtccattaaaaaaattcagtagtTAGTAAACATTTAGTAAAAGTTACTCTTATCATGTCCTGTTTCTAAACGTATGAGCGCTAATGTCATGTGATTACTTCTGCAGTCTGACAATCACTTTCAGATTCCGCCTTGTGGACAAAATCGCCTTTTATGTTATCGACATCCACAATCTTTAATGAGATAAATACGATTTTTTACAGTTGTGCActaattgtctttttttatttgtgtcgttattttagttttgttttcctgaaggaaaagtaaaatatgaatATCTCTTTGACTTTTACTTTCAGcttgtagttttatttcttttatctttttttttttttctttgttgctaatttttatttttctcccctttttctttatgttaatttttttcatttttaaaatttttcatgttctttgtcttcttcttattttctttatttatttatttcctggtttgtttgttttgtttgtttgtttttttttgttttgttttgttttgttttttcgttcTGTTGTTGCTTTAGAGGAAGAGTTAATAAATGAATGACTATCTCTTTGTTAGAATTAAGGTTGATCAGTTTGTATAGGTCTTTTAGGTAGATGATAGTGCAACAGAAAATTTCATTCATAAcggaaatataattttaaacatatttaaaagtcTGATTACCAGAGGATATAGGATATTA
Encoded proteins:
- the LOC112568316 gene encoding uncharacterized protein LOC112568316 → MFWKIFILVCVSSLRLSESLTFHIEGNKTSFTFPLGVTSQIKFYVRNEDDFRVYVQHKAAEKDNYNTMCIVYQTASKVCSTNNNICRCPEDTNNAFSLNKIFLQSDAGLWMFRPWQHNNISKTVNVSISEQKSTTWTLQSNIQTTSELATTKANSPMTSQPSLTTTTRVTSEVASSTLTTVSETTLVGINHPSDLKQNRKKTELTSSDIASMAAVFVFTLVIIITLALDIFLWLNPEVDLLQRCR